One window from the genome of Dyadobacter sp. CECT 9275 encodes:
- a CDS encoding alpha-L-fucosidase — translation MSERREFIKKISLMSGAAIFAPHILTASELPALAVPGYLSAYSDLYKKDPKKAALAWFGQAGYGLFMHYGLYSIWGRGAWVQYMEKIPVAEYVKLKNEFTAKDFNADYITDLAQDAGMKYVNITAKHHDGFCLFKSSQTDYNSVHSAAKRDLVGELRTACDQKGLGLFLYYSVAADWHHPYFASNKEGWEMYRPQYDKPQPEYKYKSLKDFPKYIAYVKAQLKELIVQYNPAGIWFDPAMGLYANADIFPMEEIYQHIRSLSPHVLISFKQGATGTEDFAAPERKAHSLSDKVKTLYGEKAAILADRVWEAHKNKHNETCSTMQRGAWSYEPENDGKRKHLGVDEVLELLKDAKSRNMNLLLNTGPLPGGGIHKGDAEILRKVGKIMKG, via the coding sequence ATGTCTGAACGCAGAGAATTTATAAAAAAGATTTCCCTTATGAGCGGTGCGGCGATTTTTGCTCCGCACATTTTAACCGCATCGGAGTTGCCTGCGTTGGCTGTTCCTGGGTACCTGTCTGCATATAGTGATCTGTACAAAAAGGATCCTAAAAAGGCGGCATTGGCATGGTTTGGCCAGGCGGGATATGGGCTCTTTATGCATTATGGGTTGTACAGTATCTGGGGGCGTGGCGCCTGGGTGCAGTACATGGAGAAAATCCCTGTGGCAGAATATGTAAAACTTAAGAATGAATTTACCGCAAAGGATTTCAACGCGGATTATATCACAGATCTGGCCCAGGATGCCGGCATGAAATACGTCAATATTACGGCCAAGCATCACGATGGTTTCTGTTTGTTCAAATCATCGCAAACAGACTATAACAGTGTCCATTCCGCCGCAAAACGCGATCTGGTGGGCGAGCTGCGAACTGCCTGTGATCAAAAAGGGCTGGGATTGTTTCTGTACTATTCCGTGGCTGCAGACTGGCATCATCCTTATTTTGCTTCGAACAAAGAAGGCTGGGAAATGTACCGGCCGCAGTACGACAAGCCACAGCCGGAATACAAGTACAAATCGCTGAAAGACTTTCCGAAATACATTGCCTATGTAAAAGCACAGCTGAAAGAGCTGATCGTGCAGTACAATCCGGCGGGTATCTGGTTTGACCCGGCGATGGGCTTGTACGCCAACGCGGATATATTCCCGATGGAAGAAATTTACCAGCATATCCGCTCATTGAGCCCGCATGTTCTGATATCCTTTAAGCAGGGAGCAACCGGTACCGAGGATTTTGCCGCACCGGAAAGGAAGGCTCATTCCTTGTCGGATAAGGTAAAAACGTTGTACGGTGAGAAGGCGGCAATACTGGCCGACCGCGTATGGGAAGCGCATAAAAACAAACACAACGAGACATGCAGTACCATGCAGCGCGGTGCCTGGTCATACGAGCCGGAAAATGATGGAAAACGCAAGCATCTGGGTGTGGATGAGGTTTTGGAATTATTGAAAGATGCGAAATCCAGGAATATGAACCTTCTGCTGAATACCGGCCCACTACCAGGTGGAGGTATCCATAAAGGAGACGCCGAGATACTGCGGAAGGTGGGGAAAATAATGAAAGGCTAG
- a CDS encoding prolyl oligopeptidase family serine peptidase has protein sequence MKVIVKALVLFLITWGWCMGQGIPKYPVTKMVDVTDDYHGVKVADPYRWLEDDRSAETAAWVKAQNELSYNYLDNIPFKDKIYKDLERVNNYPKYLSPRKKGAFIYFYKNDGMQNQPVLYRQNEETGKVETVMDPNQLSADGTTKLVVFSLSKSGDHAVFGFSKGGSDWWEYQVMNMHTLRFLDDKIEWVKLSTVGWQGNGFYYSRYPKPEGSLLAAKNENHQVFYHTLGTRQEDDKLIFSDPANPQRFHNITTTEDEDFALLSVRDRGKGKEGNGLWLLRRGTNKFLPVKAEVSGFKYNYVTNAGERFLFESNENATNGKILSYDARTGNWQDFLPEKPESLQGVGAAGGKIFALYFKDVSTKALVFNMKGELENEVKIPILGTATGFAGETGDHFVFYNYTSLNYPPTIFRYDIRSQKSSVFRKPEVQFNPDDYEVEQLFYASKDGTKIPASVIYKKGFKKNGNAPALIYAYGGFGVSWTPTFSPTRIAFLDQGGVYIQPNLRGGGEYGEQWHQQGTKLNKQNVFDDFIACAEYLIREKYTSPERLAIQGGSNGGLLLGAVMNQRPELFKVAFPSIGVMDMLRFHKFTIGWSWTSEFGSSENPTEFKSLYAYSPLHNIRQGGQYPAVLITTADHDDRVVPAHSFKYAAALQAKAGGSSVNPLLLRVDINSGHGASNAKKSLETSAYLYAFMFRNMGLTWK, from the coding sequence ATGAAAGTCATAGTAAAGGCACTTGTTCTTTTTTTGATCACCTGGGGCTGGTGCATGGGCCAAGGGATACCGAAGTATCCTGTTACCAAAATGGTGGATGTCACTGATGATTATCATGGCGTGAAAGTGGCGGATCCTTACCGCTGGCTGGAAGACGACCGTTCGGCTGAAACGGCGGCTTGGGTCAAAGCCCAGAATGAGCTTAGTTACAATTATCTTGACAACATTCCCTTCAAAGACAAAATTTATAAAGATCTGGAAAGGGTAAATAACTATCCCAAATATCTGTCTCCGCGCAAAAAGGGGGCCTTTATTTATTTCTATAAAAACGATGGCATGCAAAACCAGCCCGTTTTGTATCGCCAGAACGAGGAAACAGGCAAAGTGGAAACCGTCATGGACCCCAACCAGCTTTCCGCAGACGGTACCACAAAGCTGGTAGTTTTCAGTCTTTCGAAATCGGGTGACCATGCGGTATTTGGTTTTTCAAAAGGTGGATCTGACTGGTGGGAGTACCAGGTCATGAACATGCATACACTTCGGTTTCTGGACGATAAAATAGAATGGGTTAAACTCTCCACGGTGGGGTGGCAGGGAAATGGGTTTTATTACAGCCGTTATCCGAAACCCGAAGGTTCTTTGCTTGCTGCCAAAAATGAAAACCACCAGGTGTTTTATCACACGCTAGGCACCCGGCAGGAGGACGACAAACTCATCTTTTCTGATCCCGCTAACCCGCAGCGCTTTCACAACATTACCACCACCGAAGACGAAGATTTTGCATTGCTCAGCGTGAGAGATCGCGGGAAGGGAAAGGAGGGGAATGGCTTATGGCTGCTGCGCCGCGGTACAAACAAGTTTTTACCGGTGAAGGCAGAGGTATCCGGTTTTAAATACAATTATGTCACGAATGCCGGGGAGAGGTTTTTATTTGAATCCAATGAAAATGCCACCAATGGCAAGATACTTTCCTACGATGCAAGGACAGGCAACTGGCAGGATTTTTTACCAGAAAAGCCGGAGTCGCTGCAGGGAGTGGGTGCGGCCGGAGGAAAGATTTTTGCACTTTACTTTAAGGATGTTAGTACCAAAGCCCTTGTGTTTAATATGAAGGGCGAACTGGAGAATGAAGTGAAAATACCCATACTTGGTACCGCCACGGGTTTTGCCGGAGAAACGGGTGATCACTTTGTATTTTACAACTATACCTCCCTGAATTATCCTCCCACGATTTTTCGGTATGACATCCGTTCCCAAAAAAGCAGCGTTTTCCGCAAGCCCGAGGTGCAGTTTAATCCTGATGACTATGAGGTGGAGCAACTGTTCTACGCAAGTAAAGATGGTACCAAAATCCCTGCATCGGTTATATACAAAAAGGGTTTTAAAAAAAATGGCAATGCTCCCGCACTCATATATGCATACGGAGGGTTTGGCGTTAGCTGGACACCCACGTTCAGTCCTACCCGGATTGCCTTCCTGGATCAGGGTGGCGTTTACATTCAGCCCAATCTCCGGGGAGGAGGGGAGTATGGAGAGCAGTGGCACCAGCAGGGCACCAAGCTTAACAAGCAAAATGTGTTTGATGATTTCATTGCCTGTGCCGAATACCTCATCAGGGAAAAATACACCTCACCGGAGCGCCTGGCCATTCAGGGCGGTTCCAACGGGGGCTTGTTACTGGGAGCGGTCATGAACCAGCGTCCCGAACTATTCAAAGTGGCTTTTCCGTCTATTGGCGTGATGGACATGTTGCGGTTTCACAAATTTACGATCGGTTGGAGCTGGACATCGGAATTTGGCAGCAGTGAAAATCCTACCGAATTCAAAAGCCTTTATGCCTATTCGCCGCTGCACAATATCCGTCAGGGAGGGCAATATCCTGCCGTGCTCATTACCACCGCCGATCATGACGACCGCGTAGTACCTGCTCATTCGTTCAAATACGCCGCTGCTCTGCAGGCAAAGGCAGGAGGCAGTTCGGTAAACCCGCTGTTGCTCAGGGTGGACATCAACTCAGGGCATGGAGCCAGTAATGCCAAAAAGTCTCTAGAAACGTCCGCCTATCTTTACGCCTTCATGTTCCGGAATATGGGACTCACTTGGAAATAA
- a CDS encoding SGNH/GDSL hydrolase family protein, which translates to MKTSRREFIKQAGVFGLVLSFPDWHTRRSGKLLRVLIIGDSISVGYTPHVKEMMKDEAYVEHPVENCQGTKFGLQKIDKWIGTEPWDVIHFNFGLHDLKHVDPVTRVNSEKAEDPQQSNIKEYKENLEVIVKKLKTSGAKLIWATTTPYPDKPSGPYRNAADVLEYNKVALKIMKKNRIPVNDLYSYILPDMSAMQLPNNVHFKKEGSEALARKVVAAIKEQVAKGS; encoded by the coding sequence ATGAAAACATCAAGAAGAGAATTTATCAAACAGGCTGGAGTTTTCGGTTTGGTACTGTCGTTTCCCGATTGGCACACGAGGCGGTCCGGGAAATTGTTAAGGGTGCTGATCATCGGTGATTCCATCTCGGTGGGTTACACTCCGCATGTGAAGGAAATGATGAAAGACGAAGCCTATGTAGAGCATCCGGTTGAAAACTGCCAGGGTACCAAATTTGGCCTTCAGAAGATCGACAAATGGATCGGTACGGAGCCCTGGGACGTGATCCATTTCAATTTTGGTTTGCATGACCTGAAACATGTGGATCCCGTCACCCGCGTCAATAGCGAAAAGGCAGAGGACCCGCAGCAATCCAACATAAAGGAATATAAGGAGAACCTTGAAGTGATCGTGAAAAAACTGAAAACTTCCGGGGCCAAACTGATCTGGGCCACCACCACACCTTATCCCGACAAACCCAGCGGGCCATACCGAAATGCGGCCGATGTGCTGGAGTACAATAAGGTTGCGCTGAAAATAATGAAGAAAAACAGAATCCCTGTAAACGACCTTTATTCCTATATTTTACCCGATATGTCGGCTATGCAGCTCCCAAACAACGTTCATTTCAAAAAGGAGGGGAGTGAAGCCCTGGCCAGAAAAGTGGTGGCGGCCATTAAAGAGCAGGTGGCAAAAGGTTCATAA
- a CDS encoding 3-keto-disaccharide hydrolase: MKFQILTIILLLCGAMNSIAGPADRLPLRSLPLNDLSAFKPTTANWQIVGNAYADRHVAQMLAAMPGKGVLANISDTQNRGHLFTTMEHGDIELELDVMMAKESNSGIYFQGRYELQLQDSWGKKEKPKYGDIGGIYQRTDTVRNVGYEGSAPMVNASKAPGLWQHLRIIFQAPRFDGQGRKIANARFLKVYLNGSLVQDNFEVSGPTRSAGFKDEKPLGPIMIQGNHGRVAFKDIAYKLYDGKGLEISNLSLREFKSTGDSIRNYASQVPLHENTTDSISYLSAVEKEINLLEYKGVFQFPKSGDYLFKLQNGGGGMLIINRDTIVINNGVHHFDEEVVAKYTTTAGPAPFTLIHNKLIGWRKGLALYVEGPGMALHPLHAKGSVFSEPPVTPIVIAPMGGKSVIQRSFIQEAGHKRTHCLSVGTQGAASFTIDLSSGSLFQMWDGAFLETTSMWHRRGNQQNGTPLGTVITLGDELDFAAGNHDQNDKESAFRFLEYNIDNKGLPTFSYLIRDLAVADKIIPSVTERSLTRRITVTSHKDIAFRVASGVRIEELPDGSYAMHDKNYYLTFDQESIKPVLKNSGAYQELTIHVKGTGAQVIQYTLLW, translated from the coding sequence ATGAAATTTCAAATTTTAACGATCATCCTGCTCCTTTGCGGAGCCATGAACAGTATTGCCGGGCCTGCGGACAGGCTCCCTTTGCGGTCCCTTCCTTTAAACGATTTGTCGGCTTTCAAACCAACGACGGCCAACTGGCAGATTGTTGGTAATGCCTATGCCGACCGCCACGTAGCGCAGATGCTTGCGGCTATGCCTGGAAAAGGAGTACTTGCCAATATTTCGGACACTCAAAACCGGGGCCATTTGTTCACCACCATGGAGCATGGAGATATTGAACTGGAACTGGATGTCATGATGGCGAAGGAATCCAATTCCGGTATTTATTTTCAAGGCCGGTACGAGCTTCAGTTACAGGATAGCTGGGGTAAAAAAGAAAAACCTAAATATGGAGATATCGGAGGAATTTATCAGCGAACAGATACAGTAAGGAATGTAGGTTATGAAGGTTCGGCCCCTATGGTCAATGCCAGTAAGGCTCCCGGCCTGTGGCAGCACCTGAGAATTATTTTCCAGGCACCCAGGTTTGACGGCCAGGGGAGAAAAATAGCCAATGCCCGGTTTCTGAAAGTATATCTAAACGGTTCTCTGGTTCAGGACAATTTCGAGGTCAGCGGACCTACCCGATCGGCGGGTTTTAAAGACGAAAAACCGCTCGGTCCTATTATGATTCAGGGAAACCATGGGCGGGTTGCCTTTAAGGATATTGCCTATAAATTGTATGATGGTAAGGGTTTGGAAATCAGTAATCTGTCGCTGAGAGAATTCAAAAGCACGGGAGATTCTATCCGGAACTATGCTTCGCAAGTGCCGCTTCACGAAAACACCACAGACTCAATTTCCTACCTCTCTGCGGTAGAAAAGGAGATCAATCTGCTGGAATACAAAGGGGTATTTCAGTTTCCGAAGTCAGGGGATTATTTGTTCAAGCTTCAAAACGGAGGCGGCGGCATGCTGATCATCAACAGAGATACCATCGTCATTAATAATGGTGTACATCATTTTGATGAAGAAGTGGTAGCGAAATACACAACCACCGCTGGCCCGGCGCCGTTTACCCTGATTCACAATAAGCTCATCGGCTGGCGCAAAGGGCTGGCGCTGTACGTGGAAGGCCCTGGCATGGCGTTGCATCCGCTGCATGCAAAAGGGTCGGTATTCTCTGAGCCGCCGGTAACGCCGATTGTGATTGCCCCAATGGGTGGAAAATCAGTAATACAGCGTAGTTTTATCCAGGAAGCAGGCCATAAACGGACCCATTGTTTATCCGTTGGAACACAGGGTGCCGCCAGTTTTACTATAGATCTTTCGTCCGGAAGTTTATTCCAAATGTGGGATGGTGCCTTTTTGGAAACCACCTCCATGTGGCACCGCCGGGGAAATCAGCAGAACGGTACGCCCTTGGGAACGGTGATCACGCTGGGTGATGAGCTGGATTTCGCTGCCGGGAATCACGATCAGAATGATAAGGAGAGCGCTTTCCGTTTTTTAGAATATAATATTGATAATAAAGGATTACCAACATTCAGTTACCTTATCCGGGACCTTGCGGTTGCTGATAAAATCATCCCATCGGTTACAGAAAGAAGCCTCACCCGACGGATAACAGTGACCAGCCATAAAGATATCGCTTTCAGGGTAGCATCAGGTGTTCGTATTGAAGAGCTCCCGGATGGATCATACGCCATGCATGATAAAAATTATTATCTGACATTCGATCAAGAGAGTATCAAACCGGTATTAAAAAATTCAGGAGCGTATCAGGAACTCACAATTCACGTAAAAGGCACTGGCGCTCAGGTAATACAATATACATTGCTATGGTAA
- a CDS encoding sulfatase-like hydrolase/transferase produces MKTLIKNHRTGLRRLLFGITLSISAVLTISSIRHPSPEMGAAEKPNIIFIYTDDQRYNTIHALGNGQIITPNLDSLAAAGTTFTHAYNMGAWHGAVCVASRTMLVTGFPVWKAQQQEKKLGTLMEKGGFWSQQLKKAGYETYMTGKWHVRADVNKLFDHVIHERPGMPNQTPKGYNRPLAVNDTAWQPWDEENGGFWKGGKHWSEVLADDAVGYIQEASRRESPFFMYLAFNAPHDPRQAPKKFVDMYPVEKIVLPDSYLDEYPFKDAMGCGADLRDEQLAPFPRTPYAVKKHIQEYYASITHLDEQIGRILQALRKSGKMENTYLFFTSDHGLSVGHHGLLGKQSMFDHSVRTPLIVAGPGIPKHEKRDQQVYLQDIMATTYELAAVPKPQHVFFNSLLPLIKNKNKTSQYTGIYGCYMDTQRMVRTDRYKLIYYPKINKTLLFDLRNDPGEKKDIAGSQQNKGLIRDLKNRLLAEQKMMGDTLLLKW; encoded by the coding sequence ATGAAAACACTCATTAAAAATCACCGAACCGGCCTAAGAAGACTACTGTTTGGCATTACCCTGAGCATCTCTGCGGTACTTACCATCAGCAGTATCAGGCACCCGTCTCCGGAAATGGGGGCGGCAGAAAAGCCCAATATTATTTTTATCTATACCGACGACCAGCGATACAACACCATTCATGCATTGGGTAACGGACAGATCATTACCCCTAATTTGGATTCACTGGCGGCTGCGGGAACTACCTTCACTCATGCCTATAACATGGGTGCCTGGCATGGTGCCGTATGTGTGGCCAGCCGTACCATGCTCGTCACCGGGTTTCCCGTATGGAAGGCGCAGCAGCAGGAAAAAAAACTGGGGACTTTGATGGAAAAGGGCGGCTTCTGGAGTCAGCAGCTTAAAAAGGCAGGCTACGAAACGTATATGACCGGCAAATGGCACGTGCGTGCCGATGTGAACAAGTTATTTGATCATGTGATTCATGAACGGCCCGGCATGCCCAACCAGACACCCAAAGGTTACAACCGGCCATTAGCCGTAAATGATACTGCCTGGCAACCCTGGGATGAGGAAAACGGAGGCTTTTGGAAAGGCGGAAAACACTGGAGTGAGGTACTCGCTGATGATGCCGTAGGTTATATTCAGGAAGCCAGTCGGCGGGAATCGCCTTTTTTTATGTACCTGGCTTTCAACGCTCCTCATGACCCCAGACAGGCTCCAAAGAAATTTGTGGATATGTACCCGGTTGAGAAAATTGTTTTACCGGACAGTTATCTGGACGAGTATCCTTTCAAAGACGCTATGGGCTGTGGCGCCGACCTGCGCGACGAGCAGCTTGCTCCCTTTCCGCGTACGCCATACGCGGTAAAAAAGCATATTCAGGAATATTATGCCAGCATTACTCACCTGGACGAGCAGATCGGAAGGATTTTGCAGGCGCTCAGAAAGAGCGGGAAAATGGAGAATACCTATCTGTTTTTCACTTCCGACCACGGGTTGTCTGTGGGGCATCATGGATTGCTCGGCAAGCAGAGCATGTTTGATCACAGCGTGCGGACGCCCCTTATTGTGGCTGGCCCGGGGATTCCCAAACATGAAAAAAGAGATCAGCAGGTGTATTTGCAGGATATTATGGCCACTACCTACGAGCTGGCGGCTGTCCCAAAGCCGCAGCATGTGTTTTTCAACAGTCTGCTTCCTTTGATCAAAAATAAAAATAAAACGAGCCAGTATACAGGGATATATGGTTGTTACATGGACACACAAAGGATGGTACGGACGGACAGGTACAAACTGATCTATTACCCAAAAATAAACAAGACCCTGCTGTTCGACCTGCGGAATGATCCGGGAGAAAAAAAGGATATTGCTGGAAGTCAGCAAAATAAAGGCCTGATTCGTGATCTGAAAAACAGGCTGTTGGCTGAGCAGAAAATGATGGGTGATACCCTGTTGCTGAAATGGTAG
- a CDS encoding plastocyanin/azurin family copper-binding protein, which translates to MVNKNIRFRTGWLLLAMLFFAANEGMSRPSRFPADTAEESKYYRIETIQIPENISLEVGGLAFTRKNQLGISTRRGEVWILENPYFKKNEKPVFRKFASGLHEALGLAYTDKGFLLSQRGELTNVLDTDGDGEADQFKAVYSWPLSGNYHEYSYGPHVAPNGNLLVTLNLSWIGRGASLAKWRGWLLEITPKGEMTPIATGLRSPAGFTVTPQGDMFYTENQGDWVGAGRMTHLQKGTFAGNPAGLKWSGEPGSPMTLKPGDVPDTEQPMHEEIGKVPGLTLPAVWFPHGLMGVSTSDILTDTTKGGFGPFKGQMFVGDQGHSKVMRVFLEKVNGAYQGACFPFREGFSSGVLRMKWGKDHAMFVGMTSRGWNSTGPELYGLQRLRWTGKIPFEMKAVKAQPDGFLIEFTQPVNPAAASDPRSYEVTGFTYHYWSTYGSKAINQQACMVHQVILSRDGLSARLIVHGLRQGYIHEIKASGVKSAAGLLLLHDRGYYTLNNIPGGNKPTDVAKNGPVAKSYDINADPKRVTLIPDTWKSGPEATLTIGTKPGLQFDVAELKVRPGSKVELIFNNNDDMLHNLVITRPGDAVEKVGKLSLDLGIKGPDYHYVPDSDLVLFHTSILQPDTSEKIYFNAPDKPGVYPFVCTFPGHYLVMRGKLIVE; encoded by the coding sequence ATGGTAAACAAAAACATCAGATTTCGGACAGGATGGCTTTTGCTTGCCATGTTGTTTTTTGCAGCAAATGAAGGCATGTCCCGGCCTTCACGTTTCCCGGCCGATACCGCCGAGGAATCAAAATACTATCGGATCGAGACCATTCAAATTCCTGAAAACATCAGTCTGGAAGTAGGCGGACTGGCCTTTACCAGAAAGAACCAGCTCGGTATCAGTACCAGGAGAGGGGAAGTATGGATATTGGAAAATCCTTATTTCAAAAAGAATGAGAAACCTGTATTCAGGAAATTCGCTTCGGGCCTTCATGAAGCGCTGGGGTTGGCGTATACAGACAAAGGTTTCCTTCTTTCACAGCGTGGAGAGCTGACCAACGTGCTGGATACCGATGGTGATGGTGAAGCCGATCAGTTTAAAGCGGTCTATTCCTGGCCGCTGTCGGGGAATTACCATGAATATTCCTACGGCCCGCATGTTGCCCCCAACGGCAATCTGTTGGTTACCTTGAATTTATCGTGGATCGGACGCGGGGCGAGCCTGGCCAAATGGAGAGGCTGGCTGCTTGAAATTACCCCAAAGGGAGAGATGACGCCCATTGCTACCGGTCTGCGATCACCGGCTGGTTTCACGGTGACTCCTCAGGGAGATATGTTTTACACAGAAAACCAGGGCGATTGGGTTGGTGCAGGCAGGATGACGCATTTGCAAAAAGGTACTTTTGCAGGAAATCCGGCAGGACTTAAGTGGTCGGGTGAGCCTGGCTCTCCCATGACATTGAAACCTGGTGATGTACCCGATACCGAGCAGCCTATGCATGAGGAAATTGGAAAAGTTCCGGGACTGACTCTGCCGGCTGTATGGTTTCCCCATGGACTTATGGGGGTATCAACTTCTGATATTTTAACGGATACCACCAAAGGAGGTTTCGGGCCGTTTAAAGGACAGATGTTCGTGGGGGATCAGGGACATAGTAAGGTCATGCGGGTGTTTCTGGAAAAAGTGAACGGAGCCTATCAAGGGGCCTGCTTTCCATTTCGGGAAGGTTTTTCTTCCGGGGTTTTACGGATGAAATGGGGAAAGGACCACGCCATGTTTGTGGGAATGACCAGCCGTGGCTGGAATTCTACCGGCCCCGAACTCTACGGATTACAGCGTCTGAGGTGGACCGGGAAAATACCTTTTGAAATGAAGGCCGTCAAAGCGCAGCCCGATGGTTTCCTGATTGAATTTACGCAACCCGTTAATCCTGCGGCAGCCTCGGACCCCAGGTCCTATGAGGTTACAGGTTTTACTTATCACTACTGGAGTACCTACGGAAGCAAGGCAATTAATCAGCAGGCGTGCATGGTGCATCAGGTGATACTATCCAGGGACGGACTGTCGGCCAGGCTGATTGTTCATGGATTGCGCCAGGGATATATTCATGAGATAAAGGCTTCCGGGGTGAAATCAGCTGCGGGTTTGCTGCTGCTGCATGACAGAGGCTATTATACCTTGAATAATATACCGGGAGGGAACAAGCCGACGGATGTGGCGAAAAATGGTCCGGTTGCCAAATCATACGACATCAACGCTGATCCAAAAAGAGTAACCTTAATACCTGATACATGGAAAAGCGGTCCGGAGGCTACCCTGACGATCGGGACGAAACCTGGCCTTCAGTTTGATGTGGCGGAACTCAAAGTCAGACCGGGAAGCAAAGTGGAGCTTATTTTCAACAACAACGACGACATGCTGCATAACCTGGTGATCACCAGACCGGGTGATGCAGTAGAAAAGGTAGGGAAGCTTTCGCTGGATCTCGGAATTAAAGGCCCGGATTACCATTATGTTCCTGATTCGGATCTGGTACTTTTCCATACGTCCATATTACAGCCCGACACGTCTGAGAAAATCTATTTTAACGCCCCCGACAAACCGGGAGTTTACCCTTTCGTATGCACTTTTCCCGGGCACTACCTGGTGATGCGAGGGAAATTAATCGTTGAGTAA